The DNA window ctccaccttttctccacctctcctccaattttgactatcctaccatccttttatcatagtcaaaatagtagttttctaagatagtctcacatcaaaaccagacaatttttcacattttcacctccaaatgtttgtaatctttcctccatatctccctccacaagttacctccacttacctccacctacacagactttcctccaccttttctccacctctcctccaattttgactatcctaccatcctcctatcatagtcaaaatagtagttttctaagatagtctcacatcaaaaccagacaatttttcacattttcacctccaaatgtttgtaatctttcctccatatctccctccacaagttacctccacttacctccacctacacagactttcctccaccttttctccacctctcctccaattttgactatcctaccatcctcctatcatagtcaaaatagtagttttctaagatagtctcacatcaaaaccagacaatttttcacattttcacctccaaatgtttgtaatctttcctccatatctccctccacaagttacctccacttacctccacccacacagactttcctccaccttttctccacctctcctccaattttgactatcctaccacccttctatcatagtcaaaatagtcgtttatggaagtagtagcagtggtagaagtaatacaaatatttattacatatatatatatataatttgttttattaatataCATCTCAAacacttaataataataataataataataataataataataatttgtatacataagctctttctctctcaaacacGACCCTTACGACCCTCCTACGACCTCCAAATACCTCCCAGTcagctctttctctctttctctctctctcacacgtccCCAATGCCTCGTGAATGTCCCAACGACCCCTTACGACCTCTTACGACCCCTTACGACCCTCCTACGACCCCCCACGACCCTTTACGACCATCCAGccagctctttctctctttctctctctcacacgtccCCAATGCCTCGTGAATGTCCCAACGACCCCCAACGACCCCCTACGACCCTCCTACGACCCCCCACGACCCTTTACGACCACCCAGccagctctttctctctttctctctctctcacacgtccCCAATGCCTCGTGAATGTCCCAACGACCCCTACGACCCCTACGAACCCCCACGACCACCCAGccagctctttctctctttctctctctctcacacgtccCAATGCCTCGTGAATGTCCCAACGACCCCTTACGACTCTCCTACGACCTCCTACGACCCCCCACGACCACCCAGccagctctttctctctttctctctctctcacacgtccCAATGCCTCGTGAATGTCCCTACGACCCCTTACGACCCCCCACGAGCCCTTACGACCCTCCTACTACCTCAAACGACCCCCCACGACCATCCAGccagctctttctctctttctctctctctcacacgtccCCAATGCCTCGTGAATGTCCCAACGACCCCCTACGACCCCCTACGAACACCCACGACCACCCAGccagctctttctctctttctctctctctcacacgtccCAATGCCTCGTGAATGTCCCAACGACCCCTTACGACCCTCCTACTACCTCAAACGACCCCCCACGACCATCCAGccagctctttctctctctctcacacgtccCCAATGCCTCGTGAATGTCCCTACGACCCCTTACGACCCCTTACGACCCCCCACGACCCCTTACGACCTTCCTACTACCTCAAACGACCCCCCACGACCACCCAGccagctctttctctctttctctctctctcacacgtccCCAATGCCTCGTGAATGTCCCAACGACCCCTTACGACCCCCCACGAGCCCTTACGAGCCTCCTACGACCAGCCAGTCAGCCTTCAGACAGTGGTGGAGTGAGCCAGCCGTGTTTATCGTGAGTTTTGACCAGTGATTTGAAGGACTGCTCTGCTGACATCTTGGAGAACGCGTGGCTGGTCCCCGCCTTGCCACCCTGCCTGCTGATACGACCCTGGGGGAGTTATAGGCgtggttatagtggtggtggtcgttatagtggtggtagtggtggtggtggtgctgggagataggctgtgtctgtgtgtgtgtgtgtgtgtgtttaaatttgTTAGTTATTGTCATTGgtacgactactactgctactgctgctgctactactactactactaccaccaccaccaccaccaccactactactactactactaccacaccaccaccactaccaccaccaccaccaccaccaccaccaccaccaccaccaccaccaccaccaccaccaccaccaccaccaccaccaccaccaccaccaccaccaccaccaccaccaccaccaccaccaccaccaccaccaccaccaccaccaccaccaccaccaccaccactaccaccaccaccaccaccaccaccaccaccaccaccaccacaccaccactcaccaccaccaccaccaccaccaccaccaccaccaccacacactgcaccaccaccaccaccaccaccaccaccaccacaccaccaccaccaccaccaccaccacaccaccaccaccaccaccaccactactactactactactactactactactactactactacttgcccCTTTATAAGACTGGCCGCAAACTGCATGATGATCGCCTCCACAGTGTAAGCGGACGCCCATCCCTTCGGCGTGAGCAGCTCCATGCATATCGCCCCGCCCTCCATCACAAACCCCTAGAGCGAGAGATTAGAGCGagtgggagtgggtaggtgacggatttgagcgagagaaagactgggagagagagaattaaagcgaGATTCACGTGAGGATAGTTAGAGCGAGTAAAAGTGAGTTAGAGCGAGAGATTAGAGCGagtgggagtgggtaggtgacggatttgagcgagagaaagactgggagagagaattaaagcgaGATTCACGTacggatgttgagagagagctggagttagagataattagagagagcgagattagagcgagtgggagtgggtaggtgacggatttgagcgagagaaagactgggagagagagaattaaagcgaGATTCACGTacggatgttgagagagagctggagttggagataattagagagagcaagattagagcgagtgggagtgggtaggtgacggatttgaGCGAGAGAAAGACTAGGAGTGAGAGAATTAAAGCGAGATTCACGTGAGGATAGTTAGAGCGAGTAAAAGTGAGTTAGAGCGAGAGATTTGAGCGagtgggagtgggtaggtgacggatttgagcgagagaaagactgggagagagaattaaagcgaGATTCACGTACGGATGTTGAGAGAGATAATTAGAGCAAGATTAGagtgggagtgggtaggtgacggatttgagcgagagaaagactgggagagagagaattaaagcgaGATTCACGTGAGGATAGTTAGAGCGAGTAAAAGTGAGTTAGAGCGAGAGATTTGAGCGagtgggagtgggtaggtgacggatttgagcgagagaaagactgggagagagagaattaaagcgaGATTCACGTGAGGATAGTTAGAGAGTGAGATATTTAGAGAAAGCAAGATTAGAGCGAGtgagagtgggtaggtgacggatttgagcgagagaaagactaggagagagagaattaaagcgaGATTCACGTacggatgttgagagagagcTGGAGTTAGAGATAATTAGAGAGAGCAAGATTAGAGCGAGTGGGAGTGGCTAGGTGACGGATTTGAGCGAGAGaaagactgggagagagagaattaaagcgaGATTCACGTacggatgttgagagagagcTGGAGTTAGAGATAATTAGAGAGAGCGAGATTAGAGCGAGTGGGAGTGGGTAGATGACGGATTTGAGCGAGAAAGACTCTTAACTTTAAGTCTCTGTCACGCTCCTAACACCACACCTACAAAACTGTAACTCCACACAGGTATACTACAACCTTCCCCACACCTACTGCCACTTACCCTCTCCACTTAAGACACTTAGAAGCAAAGATATTCAAGGTAGAAGACAAACATTTCACCACAAAAATTTATAAAAACGAAACTTGCTCCTAACTTTAACTCCCTGTCACGCTCCTAACACCACACCTACACGGCTATAACTCCACACAAGTATAGAACAACTCTTCCCACACCTGTCAGTACCCACCTTTTCCAGCCTGGGCGCGAGGACTCTGAGGAAAGGCGGATGGAAGGGAAAATTGTCAGGAaagcttaaagagagagagatcgaagAAATACCCAATTCTTGCATATCTCGGTGAAGTAATGAATCTTCCGCTATTTGGTGAAGGCTGAcctgcggggagagagagagagagagagagagagagagagagagagagagagagagagagagagagagagagagggtgggggtgttagtaatgcaaatataatagtagtagtggtaatactattgctgctactactactactactactactactactactactactactacacacagacacagagagagagagagagagagagagagagagagagagagagagagatactactactactactactactactactaccagagagagagagagagagagagagagagagagactactactactactactactactactactactactactactactactacacacacacagacagagagagagagagagagcaccacaaccacaaacaactactactactactactactactactactactactactactactactactactactacttaccagCCACTCATCCAGGCAGTCACTCACGAGATGGACACTGAAAGATTTGTTCATATTTCTACTTATAACTTTAAATTCTCTCATCAATCGCTTCGTtctcacactactactactactactactactactactactactactactactggtggtggtggtttttgggGCTCTAAATGTTAGTTTCCTTAGAGTTTTGAAAAAGTTgcagtgctgttgttgttgttgttgttgtttttcaacattttcttccatatccttcttgtcttccttctccttcttcttcttcttcttcttctttacctcctcctcctcctcttcctcttctttcttcctcttctccttctctctttaagcattcctcctcctcctcctcctcctcctcctcctcctcctccttcataaattTCAAGGCTAAATTTTGACAGTGTTTGAAGTTCCCGCCACAATTAGGCCTACTGGAATTTGTGGCGGACACTTCTGGGCTGTGGTAGGCCTGTGGTGAAATTCGGGACTTCCTGAGTGGGGAGTGGAAATTGATGTGGATCTTGTCGACATTTTTAGGAGTGTGTGGACAATTTCGAAGAGAGTTTAGCACATCTCTGGCATTTCCAGGTGGTCTGGGGGCATTTTTCAGggttttttcaacattttggGGTGATTTGAGGCCATTTGGCGGAGAATTTGGCATTTTTTCGGCATTTTCAAGAGAATTTGGCgattttgaggcattttggGGCGATTTTGGCATTTTTTCGGCATTTTGGCAATTTGACAATTTTGAGGcattttggggcattttgaggcattttgGGGCGATTTGGCATTTTCGGCATTTTGAAGAATTTGGCGATCTTGAGGTATTTTGATTTTGGCATTTTTCGGCATTTTGAAGAAATTTGACAATTTTGAGGCATTTGGGGCgattttgaggcattttggGGCGATTTTGGCATTTTTTCGGCATTTTGAAGAGAATTTGACgattttgaggcattttgattttgaggcattttggGGCGATTTTGGCATTTTGGGCATTTTGAAGAATTTGACGATTTTGAGGCATTTGAGGCATTTGGGGCGATTTGGCATTTTTGCATTTGAGAATTTGAAGATCTTGAGGCATTTGAGAAATTTGGCGATTTTGAGGCATTTGGCGCATTTTGAGGCATTTGAAGAGAATTTGGCgattttgaggcattttggGGCGATTTTGAGGCATTTGGAGCATTTTGGCATTTTTCGGCATTTGAAGAGAATTTGAAGATTTGAGGCATTTTGGGGATTTGAGGCATTTTTTTAGGCATTTTCGGCATTTTGAAGATAATTTGGCgattttgaggcattttgatTTTGAGGCATTTCGATTTAGGCATTTTCGGCATTTTAAGAGAATTTGGCGATTTTGAGGCATTGGGGCGATTTTGAGGCATTTGAGgcatttttctgcattttgaaGAGAATTTGAAGATCTTGAGGCATTTTGAAGAGAATTTGGCgattttgaggcattttggGGCAATTTTGAGGCATTTAGGGGCGATTTAGGCATTTTGGGCATTTTGAAGAGAATTTGGCTGAAAATGTCGAGTTTTCTCAAAATTCTTAGCGTTTTGAGAagaatataatgtttttttttccttttcaattcctGGTGATATTTGcatctttttctcgtttctcttttcgtttcgttcaaaatttttacttttttcaaatTTCTCAAGTTTTTCCaaattttcaagtgtgtttcggtccaacttttcacttttctcaaaATGTTTCGTTCCTTCACCCCTTTTGTCAATTCCTGGtgatttttccatctttttaacgtttttcttttcctttcgttcaaAATCTTCGAAATGTGACGATTTTTGGGCATTTTTGCTTGTTTCAAAATTTCCACTTTTCTCAAAATGTTTCGTTCCTTCACCCATTTTGTCAATTCCTGGtgatttttccatctttttaacGTTTCTCCTTTCGTTTCGTTCAAAGAATCcacatttttcgtttttctcagTCCCAGTTCTGGAAAGCACTTGAGATTTTTGAAAATTTAACGGTTTTTTCAAAGGTTCACGCCCGTTTGAGTGAGAATTTCGACATTTTTCAATTTTAGTTCCTTCACAATGCTTCCGAAAAATTCCGCTTTTGTTTAGCTCAATATTTTCACTTAAAGTCTTTGAAACATTTTGACATTTTTGAAAATTTAACggttttttcaaattttcaaagCCGTTGGGCGCAAAATTTTGACCTTTTTCGAGATATTTCGCTTCTTCACAAATTTCTCTTTTAGTTTTCATGAA is part of the Portunus trituberculatus isolate SZX2019 chromosome 2, ASM1759143v1, whole genome shotgun sequence genome and encodes:
- the LOC123506367 gene encoding ubiquitin-conjugating enzyme E2Q-like protein 1, with translation MEENVEKQQQQQQQHCNFFKTLRKLTFRAPKTTTTSSSSSSSSSSSSSSSVRTKRLMREFKVISRNMNKSFSVHLVSDCLDEWLVSLHQIAEDSLLHRDMQELGISSISLSLSFPDNFPFHPPFLRVLAPRLEKGFVMEGGAICMELLTPKGWASAYTVEAIIMQFAASLIKGQGRISRQGGKAGTSHAFSKMSAEQSFKSLVKTHDKHGWLTPPLSEG